One genomic segment of Paenibacillus xylanexedens includes these proteins:
- a CDS encoding YtpI family protein, whose protein sequence is MFIDVLKYALIAIFAVAMVFAALNSIRSHRSSDATSAGLYRSWTNIWMGGMLVVLALILMFVFTGSTLSVVVEALFLIMGAYNVFAGIRNRSYYARLQQRSNNGSGKISGQSA, encoded by the coding sequence GTGTTCATTGATGTACTCAAATATGCTCTAATCGCCATCTTTGCTGTTGCCATGGTTTTTGCAGCGTTAAACAGTATTCGTTCACACAGAAGTTCGGATGCTACCAGCGCCGGTCTGTACCGTTCGTGGACAAATATCTGGATGGGTGGCATGCTTGTCGTGCTTGCACTGATTCTGATGTTTGTCTTCACGGGTTCCACTTTATCTGTGGTTGTGGAAGCGCTATTTCTGATTATGGGTGCGTATAATGTATTTGCCGGAATACGTAATCGCAGTTATTATGCACGGCTTCAACAACGGTCCAATAATGGATCAGGTAAAATCTCTGGACAATCTGCATAA
- a CDS encoding YtrH family sporulation protein has product MSTFLSKAILDFFIAFGIVLGGAMIGGIGAVISLQPPTQTMLDISGKIKIWALAAAVGGTIDPMRVIESNFLDGNLSPAVKQILYLISAFMGAHMGTELVKWVCGGGRS; this is encoded by the coding sequence GTGAGCACATTTTTGTCCAAAGCCATTCTTGATTTCTTTATTGCGTTTGGAATCGTGCTGGGCGGCGCGATGATCGGAGGTATTGGAGCCGTGATCTCTCTTCAGCCTCCGACACAGACGATGCTCGATATTTCTGGAAAAATAAAGATATGGGCACTCGCAGCCGCTGTTGGCGGCACAATAGATCCCATGCGTGTCATCGAGAGTAATTTTCTGGATGGTAACCTGTCTCCGGCGGTCAAACAAATCCTGTATCTGATCTCTGCTTTTATGGGCGCGCATATGGGAACCGAGCTGGTAAAATGGGTGTGCGGCGGAGGCCGGAGCTAA